CGACCGAAGAATCTCAAAAGTAGAGGAAAATACGAGATCCTTCGCTGCGCTCAGGATGACAAAAAGGTTTTTTGCAAGAGGCTCTACTGTTTGAGCATACTGAGTTTCGCCGCCCGTTCCCGCACCGCCTGAATTATTTGGGGCATAGTCGAACACGTACCCTGCTTGATGAGAAAACCGGGAATCGCCCCGCCTGGATCGGTAATGAGCCGGTAAATCGCCTTGGTTTGGTTGACGCCATACGGCTCCAGAATCCATTCGCCGGAATTTTCCTTCAGGTTGCCGATCACCAGCGCCCAGGAAGTCCGATAGTAATGTTCGGCCCCCCGGGTCTCGTCATTCACTCCCTTGGTGATGTACCAGCGGTTGCTGCACGGAAAGGGGAAATCCAGGTTGCTGTAATGAAACACGGTATATTTCCCGCCGGGAACGCGATAGTTGGCTGGGTTGGCGGGGGTACGGGGGAGTAATTTTTCCACCTCTTCGGCTCGGGTGGGATTCATTTTCACGATCTCGGGGACCTTCTCCGGCGCCACCGCCATACTGGCCTGGGTCCTGGGCATGAAAAACTTAAAACTATTCAGGTCGGTAATGATCTGCCACACAATCTCGGGAGGGGCGTTGATAATCGCGGTCATCTCGGCGCTTTTGAGGCTGGAGTCCGGTTTATCTTGGGCAGCAACTATGATCTCGCCTTTGTCTAATCTACTGCGAATTTCTTCCCCCGGCCCCGCCTGAGCGGCAAACCCCAGGGCCAGAATAATCGCCGCCACCCAAAGAAGCAGTGCGGCCCTCAACCAACCCCCAGCCCAGGATGTTAACCATGATCTCATAGCGCCTCGCCCTTTCGCCATCAGCCTAAATGTTGAAGCGAATCTCGATGATATCCCCTTCATGAATAATATAATCACGGTCCACCAGCTTGACCAGCCCTTTGCTCCGGGCCTCCTGCATGTTGAAAACCTGCAGGAAGTCGTCGTAATTGACGATATCGGCCTTGATGAACCCCCGGGCCAGGTCCGAGTGAATCTTGCCGGCGCAGGTCACGATGTCCGAATCCCGCTGCACCGGCCAGGCATGCACTTCTTTCTTATCGGCAGTATAGAAGAAAATGATTCCGGATTTTTTCAGGACCTGGGTGATGGCGTCGTTGAGCTCCGGCGCCTCCGCCACGATGAGAGTGGGCTTTAAACTCAAGGGGGCCAGGGTCCGAAGCAGACTCAATTCCGCCTCGGTGAAATCCCCGTCGCACAACGGCACTTCCTGCTCCAGATAATCCAGGCACTTCTTTAGAACCTCTTTTTCCGCCTCATCCACGGTCCGGTCCCGGCGAGCCTCCAGTTTTTCCATGTCCAGGATCAACAGGTCCCAAAGCCGCTCCCGGGCTACCAGGAAGCCGTCGCAGTGGCTGAAGTCATCGTTGGTGAATTCGACGTAAAACGGCGTGATTTTCTTGGGGGATAATTTCTGGTCCAGGGTAATAACGCGTTCATCCTGATACTTCACTTTGCCCTCGGGCAGGTCAAATCCAATGCTGCATATTTTCACTGACTTTTACCTCACATGCGCTGATGTATACTCATTGCCAAAAGAGCCTCTTGCAAAAATGCCGGACATGATGTAGTCGCAGGCTTTAGCCTATATGAGCACAGGCTGGAAAGCCTGTGCTACCGGCAAACTCATAAACGCCCAAATAAGATATTGACCGAAAAGAGACTTTTGCAAGAGGCTCAAAAGTTTTTTCTTATTAACCCCTCACCCTACCCTCTCCCACAGGGGAGAGGAGAATTAGAGGAAAAAACTTTTGGCAAACGCTATAGCCAATTTCTGCTGATTGGGGCCTCACAGAAAACCGGCAAGGCCTCGTGGACCCTGCCGGCATCTGGTGTT
This genomic window from Desulfobaccales bacterium contains:
- a CDS encoding SRPBCC family protein, yielding MRSWLTSWAGGWLRAALLLWVAAIILALGFAAQAGPGEEIRSRLDKGEIIVAAQDKPDSSLKSAEMTAIINAPPEIVWQIITDLNSFKFFMPRTQASMAVAPEKVPEIVKMNPTRAEEVEKLLPRTPANPANYRVPGGKYTVFHYSNLDFPFPCSNRWYITKGVNDETRGAEHYYRTSWALVIGNLKENSGEWILEPYGVNQTKAIYRLITDPGGAIPGFLIKQGTCSTMPQIIQAVRERAAKLSMLKQ
- a CDS encoding DUF933 domain-containing protein — protein: MKICSIGFDLPEGKVKYQDERVITLDQKLSPKKITPFYVEFTNDDFSHCDGFLVARERLWDLLILDMEKLEARRDRTVDEAEKEVLKKCLDYLEQEVPLCDGDFTEAELSLLRTLAPLSLKPTLIVAEAPELNDAITQVLKKSGIIFFYTADKKEVHAWPVQRDSDIVTCAGKIHSDLARGFIKADIVNYDDFLQVFNMQEARSKGLVKLVDRDYIIHEGDIIEIRFNI